In one window of Denticeps clupeoides chromosome 2, fDenClu1.1, whole genome shotgun sequence DNA:
- the steap2 gene encoding metalloreductase STEAP2 isoform X3: MTGTGRNRVPVAVSAVGSARFAFRAERGNSICSFPEWQVSGLKMDSITLVSGSATFLPNGVKIASRGAAKDAACPPVGIIGSGDFAKSLTMRLLRCGFRVVVGSRHPKRAAEFFPHVVDVTHHEDAVAKAAVIFMAIHRENYAALWDLKHLLSEKVLVDVSNNRRLDQYPESNAEYLASLFPESCVVKGFNVISAWAMQSAPKGTSSQQVFICSNSLVARQQVLELARQLGFIPVDMGALSTSRDIENMPLRLFSAWRGPVLTAVALSIVSFAYSFARDIVHPYVKSRQSSFYRIPVEVVNHTLPVVAVTLLALVYLSGQLAAAHQLYYGTKYRRFPAWLEGWLQSRRQLGLLSFFFSCVHALYSLVLPMRRSDRYLLLNMAYQQVHANVENSWNEEEVWRVEMYLSFGIMSLGLLSLLAVTSIPSVNSALNWREFSFIQSTLGYIGLLIATFHGLLFGWRRAFEEDAYRFYLPPTFVLALVLPVTVIVGKTLLLLPCVSRKLRRIRRGWHTHQKCSEPPGSSCHLSPERVTIM, translated from the exons ATGACAGGTACCGGCCGTAACCGCGTCCCGGTCGCCGTGTCCGCGGTCGGTTCCGCACGTTTCGCGTTTCGGGCCGAACGCGGTAACAG TATATGTAGTTTCCCAGAGTGGCAAGTGAGCGGCCTAAAGATGGACTCCATCACTTTGGTGAGTGGTAGCGCCACCTTTCTGCCCAATGGCGTCAAGATCGCTTCCAGGGGGGCCGCAAAGGACGCCGCCTGTCCGCCGGTGGGCATCATCGGGTCTGGAGACTTCGCAAAGAGCCTGACCATGCGGCTGTTGCGCTGCGGCTTCCGGGTGGTGGTCGGCAGCCGGCACCCCAAGCGGGCCGCTGAGTTCTTCCCACACGTGGTGGATGTCACGCACCACGAGGACGCCGTGGCCAAGGCTGCCGTCATCTTCATGGCCATCCACAGGGAGAACTACGCCGCGCTCTGGGACCTCAAGCACCTGCTGTCCGAGAAGGTTCTGGTGGACGTGAGCAACAACCGGCGCCTGGACCAGTACCCAGAATCCAATGCGGAGTACCTGGCCTCCCTCTTCCCCGAGTCATGTGTGGTGAAGGGCTTCAACGTCATCTCGGCCTGGGCCATGCAGTCGGCTCCCAAAGGAACCAGCAGCCAG CAGGTCTTCATCTGCAGCAACTCCCTGGTGGCTCGGCAGCAGGTCCTGGAACTCGCCCGGCAGCTGGGCTTCATCCCAGTGGACATGGGAGCCCTGTCAACATCCAGGGACATTGAGAACATGCCATTGCGCCTCTTCTCCGCCTGGAGGGGACCCGTCCTCACCGCCGTTGCCCTCTCCATCGTCTCCTTCGCCTACTCCTTCGCCAGGGACATTGTCCACCCCTACGTGAAGAGCCGGCAGAGCTCCTTCTACAGGATACCAGTGGAGGTGGTAAACCACACGCTGCCGGTGGTGGCCGTCACCCTCCTGGCGCTGGTTTACCTGTCAGGTCAGCTGGCTGCCGCCCACCAGTTGTACTACGGCACCAAGTACCGCCGCTTCCCGGCCTGGCTGGAGGGCTGGCTGCAGAGCCGGAGGCAGCTGGGCCTGCTCAGCTTCTTCTTCAGCTGTGTGCACGCGCTCTACAGCCTCGTCCTGCCCATGAGGAGGTCCGACCGATACCTGCTGCTCAACATGGCCTACCAGCAG gtccATGCCAACGTTGAGAACTCGTGGAACGAGGAGGAGGTGTGGCGAGTAGAGATGTATCTCTCATTTGGCATcatgagcctgggtcttctgtccCTGCTGGCCGTCACCTCCATCCCGTCTGTGAACAGTGCCCTCAACTGGCGGGAATTCAGCTTTATCCAG tCGACACTGGGCTACATCGGGCTGCTCATCGCTACGTTCCACGGGCTCCTGTTTGGTTGGCGGCGGGCGTTCGAGGAGGACGCCTACCGCTTCTACCTGCCCCCCACCTTCGTGCTGGCGCTGGTGCTGCCCGTCACAGTGATCGTGGGGAAGACGCTGCTGCTCCTTCCATGCGTCAGCCGCAAGCTCCGCCGCATCCGGAGGGGCTGGCACACCCACCAGAAATGCAGCGAGCCGCCAGGCTCTTCCTGTCACCTGTCACCAGAGAGAGTCACCATCATGTGA
- the steap2 gene encoding metalloreductase STEAP2 isoform X1, with protein MFPSGYVKCVNRAADAAHPGDAQPATRIRGAAAEDDSICSFPEWQVSGLKMDSITLVSGSATFLPNGVKIASRGAAKDAACPPVGIIGSGDFAKSLTMRLLRCGFRVVVGSRHPKRAAEFFPHVVDVTHHEDAVAKAAVIFMAIHRENYAALWDLKHLLSEKVLVDVSNNRRLDQYPESNAEYLASLFPESCVVKGFNVISAWAMQSAPKGTSSQQVFICSNSLVARQQVLELARQLGFIPVDMGALSTSRDIENMPLRLFSAWRGPVLTAVALSIVSFAYSFARDIVHPYVKSRQSSFYRIPVEVVNHTLPVVAVTLLALVYLSGQLAAAHQLYYGTKYRRFPAWLEGWLQSRRQLGLLSFFFSCVHALYSLVLPMRRSDRYLLLNMAYQQVHANVENSWNEEEVWRVEMYLSFGIMSLGLLSLLAVTSIPSVNSALNWREFSFIQSTLGYIGLLIATFHGLLFGWRRAFEEDAYRFYLPPTFVLALVLPVTVIVGKTLLLLPCVSRKLRRIRRGWHTHQKCSEPPGSSCHLSPERVTIM; from the exons ATGTTCCCGAGCGGTTACGTAAAGTGCGTAAATCGCGCCGCGGACGCAGCGCATCCCGGCGACGCGCAGCCGGCGACGCGCATCCGCGGTGCCGCCGCGGAGGATGACAG TATATGTAGTTTCCCAGAGTGGCAAGTGAGCGGCCTAAAGATGGACTCCATCACTTTGGTGAGTGGTAGCGCCACCTTTCTGCCCAATGGCGTCAAGATCGCTTCCAGGGGGGCCGCAAAGGACGCCGCCTGTCCGCCGGTGGGCATCATCGGGTCTGGAGACTTCGCAAAGAGCCTGACCATGCGGCTGTTGCGCTGCGGCTTCCGGGTGGTGGTCGGCAGCCGGCACCCCAAGCGGGCCGCTGAGTTCTTCCCACACGTGGTGGATGTCACGCACCACGAGGACGCCGTGGCCAAGGCTGCCGTCATCTTCATGGCCATCCACAGGGAGAACTACGCCGCGCTCTGGGACCTCAAGCACCTGCTGTCCGAGAAGGTTCTGGTGGACGTGAGCAACAACCGGCGCCTGGACCAGTACCCAGAATCCAATGCGGAGTACCTGGCCTCCCTCTTCCCCGAGTCATGTGTGGTGAAGGGCTTCAACGTCATCTCGGCCTGGGCCATGCAGTCGGCTCCCAAAGGAACCAGCAGCCAG CAGGTCTTCATCTGCAGCAACTCCCTGGTGGCTCGGCAGCAGGTCCTGGAACTCGCCCGGCAGCTGGGCTTCATCCCAGTGGACATGGGAGCCCTGTCAACATCCAGGGACATTGAGAACATGCCATTGCGCCTCTTCTCCGCCTGGAGGGGACCCGTCCTCACCGCCGTTGCCCTCTCCATCGTCTCCTTCGCCTACTCCTTCGCCAGGGACATTGTCCACCCCTACGTGAAGAGCCGGCAGAGCTCCTTCTACAGGATACCAGTGGAGGTGGTAAACCACACGCTGCCGGTGGTGGCCGTCACCCTCCTGGCGCTGGTTTACCTGTCAGGTCAGCTGGCTGCCGCCCACCAGTTGTACTACGGCACCAAGTACCGCCGCTTCCCGGCCTGGCTGGAGGGCTGGCTGCAGAGCCGGAGGCAGCTGGGCCTGCTCAGCTTCTTCTTCAGCTGTGTGCACGCGCTCTACAGCCTCGTCCTGCCCATGAGGAGGTCCGACCGATACCTGCTGCTCAACATGGCCTACCAGCAG gtccATGCCAACGTTGAGAACTCGTGGAACGAGGAGGAGGTGTGGCGAGTAGAGATGTATCTCTCATTTGGCATcatgagcctgggtcttctgtccCTGCTGGCCGTCACCTCCATCCCGTCTGTGAACAGTGCCCTCAACTGGCGGGAATTCAGCTTTATCCAG tCGACACTGGGCTACATCGGGCTGCTCATCGCTACGTTCCACGGGCTCCTGTTTGGTTGGCGGCGGGCGTTCGAGGAGGACGCCTACCGCTTCTACCTGCCCCCCACCTTCGTGCTGGCGCTGGTGCTGCCCGTCACAGTGATCGTGGGGAAGACGCTGCTGCTCCTTCCATGCGTCAGCCGCAAGCTCCGCCGCATCCGGAGGGGCTGGCACACCCACCAGAAATGCAGCGAGCCGCCAGGCTCTTCCTGTCACCTGTCACCAGAGAGAGTCACCATCATGTGA
- the steap2 gene encoding metalloreductase STEAP2 isoform X2 — MFPSGYVKCVNRAADAAHPGDAQPATRIRGAAAEDDSICSFPEWQVSGLKMDSITLVSGSATFLPNGVKIASRGAAKDAACPPVGIIGSGDFAKSLTMRLLRCGFRVVVGSRHPKRAAEFFPHVVDVTHHEDAVAKAAVIFMAIHRENYAALWDLKHLLSEKVLVDVSNNRRLDQYPESNAEYLASLFPESCVVKGFNVISAWAMQSAPKGTSSQVFICSNSLVARQQVLELARQLGFIPVDMGALSTSRDIENMPLRLFSAWRGPVLTAVALSIVSFAYSFARDIVHPYVKSRQSSFYRIPVEVVNHTLPVVAVTLLALVYLSGQLAAAHQLYYGTKYRRFPAWLEGWLQSRRQLGLLSFFFSCVHALYSLVLPMRRSDRYLLLNMAYQQVHANVENSWNEEEVWRVEMYLSFGIMSLGLLSLLAVTSIPSVNSALNWREFSFIQSTLGYIGLLIATFHGLLFGWRRAFEEDAYRFYLPPTFVLALVLPVTVIVGKTLLLLPCVSRKLRRIRRGWHTHQKCSEPPGSSCHLSPERVTIM, encoded by the exons ATGTTCCCGAGCGGTTACGTAAAGTGCGTAAATCGCGCCGCGGACGCAGCGCATCCCGGCGACGCGCAGCCGGCGACGCGCATCCGCGGTGCCGCCGCGGAGGATGACAG TATATGTAGTTTCCCAGAGTGGCAAGTGAGCGGCCTAAAGATGGACTCCATCACTTTGGTGAGTGGTAGCGCCACCTTTCTGCCCAATGGCGTCAAGATCGCTTCCAGGGGGGCCGCAAAGGACGCCGCCTGTCCGCCGGTGGGCATCATCGGGTCTGGAGACTTCGCAAAGAGCCTGACCATGCGGCTGTTGCGCTGCGGCTTCCGGGTGGTGGTCGGCAGCCGGCACCCCAAGCGGGCCGCTGAGTTCTTCCCACACGTGGTGGATGTCACGCACCACGAGGACGCCGTGGCCAAGGCTGCCGTCATCTTCATGGCCATCCACAGGGAGAACTACGCCGCGCTCTGGGACCTCAAGCACCTGCTGTCCGAGAAGGTTCTGGTGGACGTGAGCAACAACCGGCGCCTGGACCAGTACCCAGAATCCAATGCGGAGTACCTGGCCTCCCTCTTCCCCGAGTCATGTGTGGTGAAGGGCTTCAACGTCATCTCGGCCTGGGCCATGCAGTCGGCTCCCAAAGGAACCAGCAGCCAG GTCTTCATCTGCAGCAACTCCCTGGTGGCTCGGCAGCAGGTCCTGGAACTCGCCCGGCAGCTGGGCTTCATCCCAGTGGACATGGGAGCCCTGTCAACATCCAGGGACATTGAGAACATGCCATTGCGCCTCTTCTCCGCCTGGAGGGGACCCGTCCTCACCGCCGTTGCCCTCTCCATCGTCTCCTTCGCCTACTCCTTCGCCAGGGACATTGTCCACCCCTACGTGAAGAGCCGGCAGAGCTCCTTCTACAGGATACCAGTGGAGGTGGTAAACCACACGCTGCCGGTGGTGGCCGTCACCCTCCTGGCGCTGGTTTACCTGTCAGGTCAGCTGGCTGCCGCCCACCAGTTGTACTACGGCACCAAGTACCGCCGCTTCCCGGCCTGGCTGGAGGGCTGGCTGCAGAGCCGGAGGCAGCTGGGCCTGCTCAGCTTCTTCTTCAGCTGTGTGCACGCGCTCTACAGCCTCGTCCTGCCCATGAGGAGGTCCGACCGATACCTGCTGCTCAACATGGCCTACCAGCAG gtccATGCCAACGTTGAGAACTCGTGGAACGAGGAGGAGGTGTGGCGAGTAGAGATGTATCTCTCATTTGGCATcatgagcctgggtcttctgtccCTGCTGGCCGTCACCTCCATCCCGTCTGTGAACAGTGCCCTCAACTGGCGGGAATTCAGCTTTATCCAG tCGACACTGGGCTACATCGGGCTGCTCATCGCTACGTTCCACGGGCTCCTGTTTGGTTGGCGGCGGGCGTTCGAGGAGGACGCCTACCGCTTCTACCTGCCCCCCACCTTCGTGCTGGCGCTGGTGCTGCCCGTCACAGTGATCGTGGGGAAGACGCTGCTGCTCCTTCCATGCGTCAGCCGCAAGCTCCGCCGCATCCGGAGGGGCTGGCACACCCACCAGAAATGCAGCGAGCCGCCAGGCTCTTCCTGTCACCTGTCACCAGAGAGAGTCACCATCATGTGA